ACCAGAAAGAGGAGCGCCTCCAGAAAGTATGTAACGGATCTGACCACCCAAAATCGCTCGAACTTTTCTGAAAAccaaaaggtcccataaaagtTTCTCTAAGCCCCACGCCCCAAACCAGCTTCCGTTTAATGAAGACAATCGACGAGCATAtgccaaatcaaataaatacTTGGACAATCCACCAGTAGCATCTATCTGAAGTTTTACCAAGATGTTGCTCAAACtcctcaaaatttaaaatttaagaaaaatagaaaataacaAAATGTCTAGAATATGAAGAGATTTCAGACCTTTTTACGCACACCGTCTCGGACACGGTCAAGAATAGCTGGAACAGCTGCCATCAATGTTGGCCTTAGTATTGTGGCATCACCTTTAGTTCCTTTCTTTATCTTATTAGAAGTATCAGTAAGAGTTAAAGGAGATCCATATCCAATAGAACTTCCAATTGCTGCTATAATATTCTGCAGTAAAATAAGATACTCAAAATATGTTCAACAAGGGATTGATCAATcatcatattataatttatacatGCCAACAAAATTTAACCGGATGACATTTTATACCTCGGCTGCTAGTTCAAGAATATGAGCCAGTGGTAGGTACGCTAAATAAATATCCTGACTTCCAAGTCCAGGAACAATTGTCATCACAGCAGATGCTGTCGCTAAAACATTGCCATGTGTCATCATAACACCCTGAATGATACAAAATACAGTTAAACTCAGGCCGAGATTTTAGTAAACTTGtgacaaaataattctttgtgCACCAACCCACTTAATAAAACAAATGGTAAGTTAACTAAGAAAATTATCGACTTTTGTAATTTGAAAACAGTCATTTGTTAGCGCTGAAAAGAAAAATCAAGTCTAAACCAATGCATAGTCCAATGTTCCGTCATGTCTAgaataaaatggaaaattttattctattcaagataaaagaaagaCAGGGCGTTCTACATCTTCCATTTCACAAAGGAGGAAGTATgtcaatatcatttttcttttcttcattcAAATAGGAATTTAAGTCCTCAAAGAAGATAAATATTGCTACTAATTCAATTTCTTACTGATAACAGTAAAACTGAACTTTATCACACATTTAAATTGTAACTAATAGATTCGAACGGAAGCCATATTTCTAGGTGGTCACCTTATCAAGCTATGTCAAATATTAgacaagaaataaaaataaaataatctaatTAGTATGACATATAAGGTAAGGTAAAGATTCAACGGAGAAAAAGAATGCAACAGAGCAAAAGATTACGTGGCTCACCAATGAACACTTGCATCAACGAATAATGCCTAGGGAGCTGAAACTCTACTCATCTATCTTAACTGATAATACAACAATCACCATTTCGCAGAGGTTAAAATATCTTGAAACAATTTCTAGCATGCATCAGATTTAGTtgcataatatatattatgGGGTTTAACACTTAACCTTCGGCAAACCAGTACTACCACTTGTGTACATTATCACAGCAATATCCGCCGAAAGAGGTAAGTCCGCTTCAACAGGATTTTCACGACCGAGCTTTTCTACATTGGAAAAAGAAGTGATGGTCCAGCTACTGCTTCCAGAACCCAATGGAGTATCCAACTGAAATTCGTCATCCATGCATATTATCCACTTGACAGTGTCAAGCTGTCCACTTATATTTGCAAGTTTCTTCAATTCTTTGTATCCACAAATCACAGTGGTAACCTCAGTCTGAAAAGAGTGAcattttttatgcatgtgaAATATACTGGCATGTGATACTTTTTTGAGCATGTATTGCCTGGTGATTTAAGTAAATATAGCCTCCAATCACTGGAAAACCAAAATAAATACCTCATTAAATGAGTGACACAGAGCCTCTTCCCCAAGAGAAGCATAAATTGTCACAACACTCACGTTGCGCCTAAATCAGCCCTGATCCAAGGAGATTTATGAATAGAAGCTATTGTAAGCACTAAGcattaaagcataaaatttaTCAACGCCAATGCATTATTCACAACTAATAGAATATTCCTAAATTTGTGGTTTAATTGCACTTAGtgaaaataaaagagaaatttGGAGCATAAACTTAATCCCATACGGCTGCACATTTGATATTTCTGTTAACAGACCATGAAATCAATCAACAATAGGGGTTTCAAACATAAAGATGATGTTATGATTTACAAATCGACTTCATTAGGAAAAGAAAAGTAAATCTTGTACCCTATGTAACATGCACATTATTTACCTGCAATGCGATGAACCATTCTTCACGTGTATCAGCAAAGATTGCTGCACGTTCCCCCCTTTGATGTCCGAGTTGCACTAAACCAGAGGCAAAGTTGCAGACGGATTCAAAAACTTGTCCATAACTCAACCACTCATAATCACCTAAATGGACCTTCTCAAAAGACCTTCCATCTGCAGATATTTCCACTTCTTTCGTGATCAATTTCCGAGTCCCCAGTAAGTAATTATAAGTATGTTTTTTGCATGACTGCTCGAATAGCTCAGCAAGAGTCGTGACCCCTACCCAAGCCGTTTCCACCAGGGATGAGAACCTACTGTTTCGAATTGCATAACCAGTTTCACCTCCAACATCCACGGTCAAACCtcttttcttctctcttttGGTATTCTGAATTATCAGCGCAAGCACAAGTGGAATTATGGCTCCAACATAATAAGGACCCATTCTGTCCAAGGCAGATAAATCAGTTGGAACAGTCGAAAAAATCCTTGAGATGTAGAAAGAAACGACCACAAGGATATTCTTAAACAATTTTCTTCATTGAATTTGCATAGTTTCACCGAGGTGGTTGTGACTAAAGATCAATCAACTCCCAACCAATAACAAACGACCCATTCTTACATGCAAAGTTCAAATATCAAACTTCACCAAAATAACCAGTCAACCGACGCACCAACGCGTACTTCTCTACgatcttaataaaaaaaatcaaaaataaaaataaaaaccttTACGAACCGGCGTGATAAAATGAATAATTCAGCACGACATTCAAAATCTAAAAGCATTCTAAAAACCAGTTTACTGCACACGCATTATAGCGTTATTTGCATAAGTCCACATTGATCAAGCAGCCATAGAAATGATATTGTAACATTGAAGGGATACCAAAAGAGACCCAtttcaagaaacaagaaaacaaaagtAACTAACAAAAGGGTGATATCTTTATGCAACTGATTTATGCCCAAGTTGGTAAAACAGCATAACGCGATAACATcgaattaaaacaaaaacaaaaaaaacccaAATAGACTCATTTCATGATAATTTACTAAAGAAGGTAATTTTACTTAACAAAAAATGGCATACCTCTAGGCAATTGATTGCgggaaaaaaattcaatctttTCCAACAAactatatcatatatttgttgGAAATTACTGACATTACTCCAAATCAGCGGGAGAATGAATTCCTCAAACTCGACACTTAAAATGGAGTGATGATTTTAGACTTTTTCTATATGGCGGAGGCAACGAGACTAAGAGTTTAGATTCTCGGAAAAATTGAAGGTAGAATGCATGTTCTGTCTTAGGTTGACGGAGGTTTCCTTTTAGAACCCACACTCTTACGCTGATTGGGACCCGATgtctatataatataatagagTCAAATTTAGAATGTATCGCCACAGGTACAATAGATTATACGGAAATAaggtttttttttcaaaaaaaaaaaaagtgtgtttttctttaaaaaaaatttaattttttccttaaaatcattaaaaaattatcGCGTTTTCATATCTTATGATATAATTTCATCTAAAGTAGATAGGAGATGATGTTAATactttatgtataaaaaaatatattatttacacTCTACTTTATgtgtaaaaattattaataaaatagaatgtaaacaaaaaataaacagaGTGCAAATAACAATActctaaaaaatttattaaaaaaaattatctccaATTTTAAACTACTTTTGGCATTGGcgaaacaaaaataatttatttcaaacattaGTAATAAATATCGGtgtttttgtttaatattattctATAAATATTGCATATAGTCATTTATATGGATGTACACCATGAGATAACTATAATTTATACGATATGGTTCCACAGGTAGGAAAAGTTGAATTACAGCTAAAGAATGAAGAAATTAAAGCTCGTTAAATTTTATGTCATTCATATATTGATATAAAAAGAGGCAGAGTTCAAATCTACCCTCCCTCCCCTAATGCAGGTGATAGAAAAAGTTATTAGAAATATCTTCATCATATTTTCACTTCTTCTGCGTGCACAGCACCAGAATCATATCCTCGGTTCTCCCCCttcaatatatatgtatttatctCCTACTCAGTCACCCAATTCGCCCCTTGGATCATCATGTTTCTCCTTTTCTTTCTGTTTACTACAATCTTTATGACGATGCTTGTGCCTTTTAAGAACGTTGTTGTCCTCGAACTTTCCGACCTTGTGATTTTTATGCTCGTCTTTCGACTCACTTTTACGTTTTCTAGCAGCTCTGCTACATTTCTCAGACTGCACAGCACCAAAGATCCCAACAGATTTAACGGAGAGCTAATTATCCCAATGCCCGTCAAAAGGATTAGCTAGTCACAGTGAAACTTGTAAGAAATTCAGCAAAAACCACTAGTTGGGAACTTACAGAAGATGAGTCGACTGATGCTGTTCCCCTGAGGGCAAAGGCTTCTCTAAGAACATCTAACTCTAACGGTTGTATGCATGTGTTGTTTTCTTTTGAAAACATATTATGAACAAGCTCGTTCAATTGCATTCCTTCCCCTTTTCTAATTTTTGTGTCACCAACCACATTGTAAAGATAGCATGCATCTAGGATTGACAGAGTATGTGGCTTCTTGCAGAAAAGGTCGAGGTGAGGCAGCAGCTTGTAGAGGCTTATAAGGTCCTGACCACCAGTAAGTTCTCTTGGCCATATACTTCAACAACAGAACCAATTAAAAAAGAACGGGAATAGGAACTCAaagaaatatatgatttgtCTTAGTAACAAATAACTAAAAAATACAGTTTGTCTTTCACACTTTCTTCCTATGACACAACAATCCTAAAGCTTCAGGAATTATGCTTTTTTGTTCAAgtggaaaataaagaaattgtATTGCAATTGAGAAGATCTGAAATTACCAAAAAGGAAGTATTTTAAGAAGTTCTACTTCCTGTTTCTTGTCAAAAATCAGAATTTTAGACCAATCCCAAAAAGGGTATGATCAGGCCTCCTGGCTGAAATATAGCTTATTTTCAAGAAGGTAATGAAAACAACGAAGAATCATGGACCTGTATCATATGCATATCTCACCTCTCCCAAACTTCATGCTATCAGGATCCATCAATCAGTGACCTCCAAACAACAAGAACATCACTTCCTGAATATAATCAAGTGTAAGAAAAAGCGAACAAAAGCCAAATGCCAAGCACGATCTCTATCCCGCTGTTTCACCAACACGTCTCGATATATACACCAACAATGGATAAACAGTGCGACACTTGCAAAACATACAATCACCAAACAGAAGATTTGCGAGATCGAGACACAACAAAAGAGACCTTCAAATCCTTCCCCTTCCAACTCAAGTCAATGGGAAACAAAAAGGCAATGCTAATATTTGTTTTCGAGCAGAATCTTGACCAGGCATAAAGTAGAAGAGTATTCTCTTGCCAAACCTCAAAGACAGCATCCAAGATAGCCCAGTCTATTAGAGACAGTTTACTCATCCATCATAATGCGATTCTCACACCTTAATCCAACatagaacataaaaaaaattgagatattTGTCATGTGATTGCTATTAAAAGATCCTGATCCTGGGCTAACCCCACCTCGAGCTTAAgttcaaaaaatttcaattcaatTCCAGACATGGGTCCATTAtagaaattggaaaaaaaaaaaaggctagTTATTTCTCAACCACTCAGCCAATTTcaataaatagataaagaaACTAGTCAATTGCTAATATTTTTCGTCTATCAaggcgaaatttttttttttttggataaaagAAGAAGCCAAAAGCTGCAAATGCAAATTCATGGGAAGCAGGAAATATAAAGTGAATTCAGCAATTCAATCGAAAGCTTTCgggatattaaataataaatttacctTAATTGAagaataaaatgattttttgtggGTTAAAGTCAGTCGACGATAGAATTTCGTGGTGGGGGGGATTATCTACTACTCCATAAATGGAGACGGTACCGGTTTACGTTTCCTGCAGCCTTTTGGCTATGGGACCaaattttttctatattttattttttttaataaatattctaaaaatataatttattttgttattattggaccattttttcttctctttcgTCCATGACCTTGGCATAAAAGCCTTGATCCTGTCTTCGGCTTCGTTATTaccagggaaaaaaaaaaagttgaataaAATTTGTTGACATATTGCCCCATATTTGAATAGTTTATGAGTCATAACGATTTTGTTACACATATCTTACTTATTGCAGTTTATATAGGAATGTCATTTCTCCTCGGGTTCAGGGCCCTGTAGGAAAAACCCGAAACGAGAACATGGATCCCGTTTTTTTGGGTTTGAGTTCGGGTTCGAAGATTTTTTGAAATCCCCGAAATAATTCGGACAGATATGAGGATACTATACACATTTCCGAACTCGTCCCAAAATTTATTATTGGTTCAGtcacattaatatttttgaatcgGATATGAAGACAGAATGGGGATTCCATTTACTGTTAAGATGACATTCACTATTGGATATAATGAactatatcaaaattataaatttaataagtaAATATTACTTCAATGATAAACCTATAGAAGAATAACATCTAAAAACTGTCAACATATTGCAACAGATCTCGTGCCCTGCATGCATCAAATGTCCCCGGCGAGACTGGCGAAATCCCCTCCCCCGACCCCTCCcccaaatataataaaaaagaacTTATCAACATATTTACGGATACAagctttatattaattacagAAACGTATTGCAGATAAGTAAATATTAGCTTTATGCTTAACATATTATTATATGAACCTCACAagtcataatttaaaatttacaattttttgtCAATTTAAAAGATATATCTACTACAgtttcattatatatttttttcataatttaacataaaattaagcAAGTTCACAAGTCCGGACTCAAATTTGAATAATTGCTAGATGGCACTTGATAATTGGTTTGAAACAAACCAatcaaatacaaatacaaatacaaactcaaactcaaaccAAAATCGTACATTTTTAACATTTGGGCTGGCTAAAAAAATTTGCTCGATTTAATCCATTTGCATCTCTGGCCACGAAGACAAAGCCACCCTCACCTAGGTGACATGTGGCACACAAATTATCACTGTGGTCCCTAAATCTACAAGAAACCCATATATTAGGTCAACATAACACCTCCCCAACTAAAGGGAGAATATCAATGTGACTGTATAGAATATTCATCCAGCATTTTGAACCTCAACTTGATGATGATCTTCCACGGAAGTCATCTTGTTGATTACCTTGAGGCGATGTTCCTGAAAACATTCCCATCATAAACCTAAATGCCCCAGATACCTCTTCAGGTAGTTCGTTAACACGTGCACCAGTGTCGTCACTTTGTCCCGCAAGTTGGTTTTCAAATATTTGTCCTGGATTTGCGTAGGTGGACATGTTTCTTAGCATGCTAGCGAAATCCGTAGGAAGAGCATCAACGTTGAATGGCATGGAAGGAAATGGTGGCGGTGCTGCAAAACGACTTCTTGATCCACCTTCAGATTGTTGGCTTGATTCTCCGTGACTGGTCGTGGCTGAATTCTGCATGGGGGAATATAAATAGAATActattcataaataatttataagaaTTTCCAATCTATAgttaaaaaatgatatattcaTCTTACGCCAGATCATCGACAACAATTCATAAACTTCCAAAATTCCTGACGATGTTAAAGTATTTGTCGTTTAAATACTAGTATTCTCTTTTATTTTCACATGAAATAAAAGGCAACTTTCAGGTAAAGCGTGTGGCTGGTGAATTAAACAAGTGCCTGACAGGGTCTTTGCTGctcttctttcaatttctgTTCAGCAACCTAAAAATTAAGAAGAAATCAAATCAAGAGCAAGCATCGAATCACCACACAAAATAGTAGTTTCTGTTACCAGTAAGATTCATCAACTAACCCTGATATTTTCCTTCACCGCATTATTAGTAGGATCAAGTTGCAATGCTGCCAtgaaaaagatatatatatcagAGGTCAATTTTCCACAAACTACAAAAATCTCAAGTTTTACCAAGTACAAAAAGGTATCCAGTTGCAAGAATATGAGAATGTCAATCAAAcataagaaaatatttgataataacTCAGTTCCATGAGTTCGTTCTAAAGCAATGCGCAGCTTAAATTCCCACAGCACATGGCAGGCAAGACTAGACAAGAATAAACAGTATCCTGAATATAGTCGCTATTTTTGTACATAAACAGGATAAATATTTGCACAATGAATCAAAACCATCAACCTTTTCTAAATCCTTTGCCAATTGCATCCTTGTACTTCCCTTGAGCATAATAAGCAAACCCCAAACGACCATATGCCTTGCTATAGTTTGGATTAATCTCTATAGATTTCAGACAATCTTGAACTGCTTCAGCGTAGCGGTAAATCTGGGTATATGCAGCTGCCCTGAGAATTTTAAGATCAATGCAGTTCAATCATAAACGGATACATGGAGAAAAATTAGAAAAACGAGTCTAAAATGTAACAGGGCAAAGTCATGTAGAAAAAATTAGCATGGGAGAAggaaaattgaaattgaaattccaaaaacTAAAACTGAACCTAATGAAGgcaaacaatatttaaaaaacatttaatgTTGTAGTCTGACTGCAAGAGAATTGGATATGCTTTTGAAGGGTATCATGGGAGTTCAGGGAATGGCAAAAAATAGCAGAACTCCATTATGCCCACAGGTCATGTGCAGGAATGTGGAGATATGAAATGTAAGTGACGACCCAAACATTCACGTGAATATGTTGCAGACCTGTTGCAAAAATAAACAGCATTGTCTGCAAATAGCGCAATAGCAAAAGTATACAGCTCAATTGCCTCTTTATAAAGCTTAGACTGCATGGCTTTGTTACCTATAATACAACAATGAATCATTTGAATATGTATTAGCAATGAAcaatccaaaaaaaaatgtcagaaaaattaaagaaacatgGTAAAGAACGCAAAACACGCAGGAATCATGTAACACAAGTAATCCACCGTCATATTTGTGATCGTTTTATCAGTAATACCCCAATCACggagggaaaatgaaaaatagcaaaaaaaatatcaagagaCACAGATGCATCATCAACATGTTTTATGTATTGTCATTCACAACTTGTGATCGATAACAAATGTCTCAACAAGGAGGCATTTGTTTAATTGTTCAAATGCCTCAAAAAATTCATGATACTCGGCCACTCAGCCATTACAACTTCTGAAAGAGGATTCCGATCTGACGAGCATCGATTGGAAAAATACATTCATAACCATTATCTCCCGAGCTCATACCAAGATGATAATAGCACATTAAGTTAGAGAAAGAGTAGGAAACAAAG
This DNA window, taken from Primulina huaijiensis isolate GDHJ02 unplaced genomic scaffold, ASM1229523v2 scaffold5913, whole genome shotgun sequence, encodes the following:
- the LOC140970399 gene encoding uncharacterized protein isoform X2; translated protein: MTNLKTDSPLSRRIATSFLRFLHSVEPSPGVDSESLEVARECLAEVFKIDSSALYNQSNCDSLIDIFSSREAIAGCESDSAGISNAASTSAAKNSGGQDTTREHYSNGKDELFGLFFGALEKIHYFSRMPDANDDQVQLDRATLVFHNAVEEMQITGCQTFDQKSLAENFKSQGNKAMQSKLYKEAIELYTFAIALFADNAVYFCNRAAAYTQIYRYAEAVQDCLKSIEINPNYSKAYGRLGFAYYAQGKYKDAIGKGFRKALQLDPTNNAVKENIRNSATTSHGESSQQSEGGSRSRFAAPPPFPSMPFNVDALPTDFASMLRNMSTYANPGQIFENQLAGQSDDTGARVNELPEEVSGAFRFMMGMFSGTSPQGNQQDDFRGRSSSS
- the LOC140970399 gene encoding uncharacterized protein isoform X1, with protein sequence MTNLKTDSPLSRRIATSFLRFLHSVEPSPGVDSESLEVARECLAEVFKIDSSALYNQSNCDSLIDIFSSREAIAGCESDSAGISNAASTSAAKNSGVLEALLSLGQDTTREHYSNGKDELFGLFFGALEKIHYFSRMPDANDDQVQLDRATLVFHNAVEEMQITGCQTFDQKSLAENFKSQGNKAMQSKLYKEAIELYTFAIALFADNAVYFCNRAAAYTQIYRYAEAVQDCLKSIEINPNYSKAYGRLGFAYYAQGKYKDAIGKGFRKALQLDPTNNAVKENIRNSATTSHGESSQQSEGGSRSRFAAPPPFPSMPFNVDALPTDFASMLRNMSTYANPGQIFENQLAGQSDDTGARVNELPEEVSGAFRFMMGMFSGTSPQGNQQDDFRGRSSSS
- the LOC140970370 gene encoding probable mediator of RNA polymerase II transcription subunit 19b translates to MDPDSMKFGRVWPRELTGGQDLISLYKLLPHLDLFCKKPHTLSILDACYLYNVVGDTKIRKGEGMQLNELVHNMFSKENNTCIQPLELDVLREAFALRGTASVDSSSSEKCSRAARKRKSESKDEHKNHKVGKFEDNNVLKRHKHRHKDCSKQKEKEKHDDPRGELGD